The proteins below come from a single Megalops cyprinoides isolate fMegCyp1 chromosome 5, fMegCyp1.pri, whole genome shotgun sequence genomic window:
- the tmem174 gene encoding transmembrane protein 174 produces the protein MEQRRGTTCSAVNTCDRNNNTEDFSLNVFSVTPYPPTRPDIEVSDGDKAGATLLFSGVFLGLVGITFTVMGWINYDISKSFEWTQLLGPILLSVGVTFVLIGVCKFKMLTCKLCKHCDDRPQEAEPPQSAQSFVFTGINQPITFHGATVVQYIPPPYAHDGGAANNVSSRGILPGVSRTTCPPQYCTIYPLDNPSFAGDDHCTPSLQVDSSNSRNHENEERPDGKASTDETLDSSAPPAYGDIFPVPLPAGST, from the exons ATGGAACAACGACGTGGAACTACCTGTAGTGCAGTGAACACCTGCGACAGAAACAACAACACCGAGGATTTTTCACTAAATGTTTTCTCCGTCACTCCTTACCCTCCTACCAGACCGGATATCGAAGTGTCAGACGGGGACAAAGCTGGTGCTACGTTACTGTTCTCGGGAGTTTTTCTGGGGTTGGTTGGAATAACGTTCACGGTAATGGGATGGATAAATTATGACATCAGCAAGAGTTTCGAATGGACCCAGTTGCTCGGGCCCATCCTTCTCTCAGTCGGCGTGACGTTTGTGCTAATTGGCGTCTGCAAATTCAAGATGCTGACATGCAAGCTTTGTAAACATTGTGATGACCGACCCCAAGAGGCAGAACCTCCACAGTCCGCCCAGTCTTTTGTTTTCACCGGAATTAACCAACCCATTACATTCCACGGGGCAACAGTGGTCCAGTATATTCCACCACCTTACGCCCATGACGGAGGCGCTGCAAATAATGTTTCTTCCAGAGGGATATTACCTGGAGTGTCAAGGACAACATGCCCGCCCCAGTACTGTACCATATATCCCCTGGATAACCCATCATTCGCAGGTGATGACCATTGCACACCAAGCCTACAGGTGGACAGCAGTAATAGCAG GAACCATGAGAACGAGGAGAGACCAGATGGGAAGGCGTCTACTGATGAAACCCTGGACAGTTCCGCTCCCCCAGCCTACGGAGACATCTTTCCCGTTCCACTACCGGCCGGCTCCACTTGA